A single Pseudomonas sp. HN11 DNA region contains:
- a CDS encoding 5-formyltetrahydrofolate cyclo-ligase has protein sequence MTEPAPLSRPQLRRMLRKARRALTPSEQRQAAHGLYRQLAQHPLFRRAKHISLYLPTDGEIDPRLLLRAAQRRGKATYLPVLSAWPRTKMVFQRVRPGEKLLPNRFRILEPRMNIGRQRKVWALDLVLLPLVGFDDAGGRLGMGGGFYDRSLAYLARRQSWRKPTLLGLAHECQKVDRLAQASWDVPLAGTVTDKHWYIAKTPLESAAS, from the coding sequence ATGACCGAACCTGCGCCACTTTCCCGTCCGCAACTTCGACGCATGTTGCGCAAAGCCCGACGCGCCCTCACGCCGAGCGAGCAGCGCCAGGCCGCCCATGGCTTGTATCGGCAATTGGCACAGCACCCCCTGTTTCGCCGAGCCAAACATATTTCTTTATACCTACCGACGGACGGCGAAATCGATCCGCGCCTGCTGCTGCGCGCTGCGCAACGCCGGGGCAAAGCCACCTACCTGCCGGTGCTCAGCGCCTGGCCGCGAACCAAGATGGTGTTCCAGCGCGTGAGGCCTGGGGAAAAGCTGCTGCCTAACCGCTTTCGCATCCTGGAACCACGGATGAATATCGGCCGCCAACGCAAGGTCTGGGCGTTGGACCTGGTGCTGCTGCCGCTGGTGGGGTTCGATGATGCCGGAGGGCGGCTGGGCATGGGCGGCGGGTTCTACGATCGCAGCCTGGCTTACCTGGCGCGCCGCCAGAGCTGGCGCAAGCCGACGCTGCTTGGACTGGCCCATGAATGTCAGAAGGTCGATCGATTGGCACAGGCAAGCTGGGATGTGCCATTGGCGGGCACCGTCACCGATAAGCATTGGTATATTGCGAAGACGCCACTGGAATCAGCGGCGTCTTGA
- a CDS encoding YecA/YgfB family protein codes for MPIQNSPYDAFSKLLSTSGHPCSPAELHGVLLGRSCTGVGFDADNWLADVAELLETEPTDNVRNALIGLQEMVKGELTGDDVTVVLLLPTDDAPLTERAAALGQWCQGFLHGFGVNAGGLELSPDAKEVLQDLAAISQVQDALEESEDGEGDYMEVMEYLRVAPLLLFTETKKSAEPAAPKPSLH; via the coding sequence ATGCCTATTCAGAACTCTCCGTACGACGCTTTTTCCAAACTGCTGAGCACCAGCGGCCACCCATGCTCGCCTGCCGAACTGCACGGCGTATTGTTGGGCCGCAGCTGCACCGGCGTTGGCTTCGATGCCGACAACTGGCTGGCTGACGTGGCCGAGCTGCTGGAAACCGAACCGACCGACAACGTGCGCAACGCGCTGATCGGCCTGCAAGAGATGGTCAAGGGCGAACTGACCGGTGATGACGTCACCGTGGTCCTGCTGCTGCCGACCGACGACGCACCGCTCACCGAACGCGCCGCCGCCCTGGGACAATGGTGCCAAGGCTTCCTCCACGGTTTCGGCGTCAACGCCGGTGGCCTGGAGCTGAGCCCCGACGCCAAGGAAGTATTGCAGGATTTGGCCGCCATCTCCCAGGTGCAAGACGCCCTGGAAGAGTCCGAAGATGGTGAAGGCGACTACATGGAAGTGATGGAATACCTGCGCGTCGCGCCGCTGCTGCTGTTCACCGAGACCAAGAAGTCCGCTGAGCCTGCCGCGCCCAAGCCTTCGCTGCATTAA
- the pepP gene encoding Xaa-Pro aminopeptidase, protein MIHIPRAEYTRRRKALMAQMEPNSIAILPAAAVAIRNRDVEHVYRQDSDFQYLSGFPEPEAVIVLMPGRQHGEYVLFCRERNAERELWDGLRAGTEGAIRDFGADDAFPITDIDDILPGLIEGRDRVYSAMGSNAEFDRHLMEWINVIRSKAHLGAQPPNEFVALDHLLHDMRLYKSAAEVKVMREAARISCAAHVKAMQASRAGLYEFSLEAELDYEFRKGGAKMPAYGSIVAAGRNSCILHYQQNDAVLKDGDLVLIDAGCEIDCYASDITRTWPVNGRFSAEQKAIYEIVLASQEAAFAEIAPDKHWNQAHEATVQVITAGLVKLGLLQGDVDELIASEAYKTFYMHRAGHWLGMDVHDVGEYKVGGEWRVLEVGMALTVEPGIYISPDNQNVAKKWRGIGVRIEDDVVVTKQGCEILTGGVPKTVADIEALMAAAR, encoded by the coding sequence ATGATCCATATCCCCCGAGCGGAATACACCCGACGCCGCAAGGCGCTGATGGCGCAGATGGAACCCAACAGCATCGCGATCCTGCCGGCCGCCGCCGTGGCGATCCGCAACCGTGATGTCGAGCATGTGTACCGTCAGGACAGTGACTTCCAGTACCTGAGTGGCTTCCCCGAGCCGGAAGCGGTGATCGTGCTGATGCCTGGTCGCCAGCACGGCGAGTACGTTTTGTTCTGTCGCGAGCGCAACGCCGAGCGCGAACTGTGGGACGGCCTGCGCGCCGGCACCGAAGGCGCGATCCGCGACTTTGGCGCGGATGACGCGTTTCCCATCACCGATATCGACGACATCCTGCCCGGCCTCATCGAAGGCCGTGACCGGGTGTACTCGGCCATGGGCAGCAATGCCGAGTTCGATCGGCACTTGATGGAATGGATCAACGTGATCCGCTCCAAAGCCCATTTGGGCGCCCAGCCGCCGAACGAATTCGTTGCCCTGGATCATCTGCTCCACGACATGCGCCTGTATAAATCGGCAGCAGAAGTAAAGGTGATGCGTGAGGCCGCGCGAATCTCCTGCGCCGCCCATGTGAAGGCGATGCAGGCCAGCCGGGCCGGTCTCTATGAGTTCAGCCTGGAAGCCGAGCTGGATTATGAGTTCCGTAAAGGTGGGGCGAAAATGCCGGCCTACGGTTCCATCGTCGCCGCCGGGCGCAACAGCTGCATCCTGCATTACCAGCAGAATGACGCGGTGCTCAAGGACGGCGACCTGGTGCTGATCGATGCCGGTTGCGAGATCGACTGCTACGCCAGCGACATCACCCGCACCTGGCCGGTGAATGGCAGGTTTTCGGCGGAACAGAAGGCGATTTATGAAATCGTGCTGGCCTCCCAGGAGGCCGCGTTTGCCGAGATCGCCCCGGACAAGCATTGGAACCAGGCCCACGAGGCGACGGTGCAGGTCATCACCGCCGGATTGGTAAAGCTGGGGTTGTTGCAGGGTGACGTCGACGAGTTGATCGCCAGCGAAGCTTATAAAACCTTCTACATGCACCGCGCCGGCCACTGGCTGGGCATGGATGTGCATGATGTGGGCGAGTACAAAGTGGGCGGTGAGTGGCGGGTGCTGGAAGTCGGCATGGCGTTGACCGTGGAGCCAGGCATCTATATTTCGCCGGACAACCAGAACGTGGCAAAGAAATGGCGTGGCATTGGCGTACGCATCGAGGACGACGTGGTAGTGACCAAGCAAGGCTGTGAAATCCTGACCGGCGGCGTGCCCAAGACCGTTGCCGACATCGAAGCGCTGATGGCGGCTGCCCGATGA
- the ubiH gene encoding 2-octaprenyl-6-methoxyphenyl hydroxylase, with protein MSRVNLAIIGGGLVGASLALALQAGAKARGWKIVLIEPFAPGDSYQPSYDARSSALSFGARQIYQRLGLWQDISRRAEPIKQIHVSDRGRFSTARLSAMEEGVPALGYVVENAWLGQCLWQGLDKDVVGWRCPAEVTRMEPLPDGYRLTLNDETVLECDLAVLADGGRSGLREQLGIGVKTRPYNQSALIANITPSESHNGEAFERFTDEGPMALLPLPDNRCALVWTRIGMDAQRLASLDERSFLSELQGVFGYRLGTLKQVGARHLYPLTLVEAEEQVRSHLAILGNAAHSLHPIAGQGFNLSLRDANALAEALLAGPQVPGDLATLQGYRERQRLDQKLTVGFSDQVTRLFGSAQPLVALGRNMGLLGLDLLPPAKRWFARQAMGLGTRPDA; from the coding sequence ATGAGCCGGGTCAACCTGGCAATCATCGGCGGCGGCCTGGTCGGCGCCAGCCTGGCGCTGGCGTTACAGGCCGGGGCCAAGGCGCGGGGCTGGAAGATCGTGCTGATCGAACCCTTCGCACCGGGCGACAGCTACCAGCCGAGCTACGATGCGCGGTCTTCGGCGTTGTCCTTTGGCGCGCGGCAGATCTATCAGCGTCTGGGCTTGTGGCAGGACATCTCCCGTCGTGCCGAGCCGATCAAACAGATCCATGTGTCCGACCGTGGACGTTTCTCCACCGCGCGCTTGTCCGCCATGGAGGAGGGCGTGCCCGCCCTCGGCTATGTGGTGGAAAACGCCTGGCTGGGCCAATGTTTGTGGCAAGGCCTGGATAAAGACGTGGTCGGCTGGCGTTGCCCGGCCGAAGTCACGCGTATGGAGCCGCTGCCTGATGGCTACCGCCTGACTCTCAACGATGAAACCGTACTGGAATGCGACCTTGCGGTGCTGGCGGATGGTGGCCGTTCCGGTCTACGCGAGCAACTGGGCATCGGCGTGAAAACCCGCCCGTACAACCAGAGCGCGCTGATTGCCAACATCACCCCCAGCGAATCCCATAATGGCGAGGCCTTCGAGCGTTTCACCGATGAAGGCCCGATGGCCCTGCTGCCGCTGCCGGACAACCGCTGCGCACTGGTGTGGACGCGCATTGGCATGGACGCGCAACGCCTGGCCAGTCTCGACGAACGCAGCTTCCTGAGTGAATTGCAGGGCGTGTTCGGCTACCGCCTGGGCACGCTGAAGCAAGTCGGCGCCCGTCATCTGTATCCGCTGACCTTGGTTGAGGCCGAAGAGCAAGTGCGCTCGCACCTGGCGATCCTCGGCAACGCCGCCCACAGCCTGCATCCGATTGCCGGACAGGGCTTCAACCTGTCCCTACGTGATGCAAATGCCCTGGCTGAGGCCTTGCTGGCCGGGCCACAAGTGCCGGGCGACCTGGCCACTTTGCAGGGCTATCGCGAGCGTCAGCGCCTGGACCAGAAGCTTACAGTGGGCTTCTCTGACCAGGTCACGCGCCTGTTTGGCAGCGCCCAGCCATTGGTCGCCCTGGGCCGCAACATGGGCCTGCTGGGCCTGGACCTGTTGCCGCCGGCAAAACGCTGGTTCGCCCGTCAGGCCATGGGCCTGGGCACCCGTCCCGATGCGTAA
- a CDS encoding TIGR02449 family protein: MEDTDLQALMARLELLITRVEQLKSQNGLLLAQEKTWREERAHLIEKNEIARRKVESMISRLKALEQDS; encoded by the coding sequence ATGGAAGACACCGACCTGCAAGCGCTGATGGCCAGACTCGAATTGCTAATTACTCGTGTCGAGCAACTTAAGAGTCAAAATGGACTCCTATTAGCTCAGGAAAAGACCTGGCGCGAGGAACGCGCTCACCTCATTGAAAAAAACGAAATCGCCCGGCGTAAGGTCGAATCGATGATTTCGCGCCTGAAGGCCCTGGAGCAAGACTCATGA
- a CDS encoding cell division protein ZapA, whose protein sequence is MSSSNSVTVQILDKEYSIICPQEERNNLVSAARYLDGKMREIRSSGKVIGADRIAVMAALNITHDLLHKQERPDVQASGSTREQVRDLLERVDLVLSSDSDAPKG, encoded by the coding sequence ATGAGTTCAAGCAATAGCGTCACCGTGCAGATCCTCGACAAAGAATATTCGATCATCTGCCCCCAGGAAGAGCGCAACAACCTGGTGAGCGCCGCCCGCTACCTGGATGGCAAGATGCGTGAGATCCGCAGCAGCGGCAAAGTGATCGGCGCCGACCGCATCGCCGTGATGGCCGCACTGAATATTACCCACGATTTGCTGCATAAGCAGGAGCGCCCTGACGTGCAGGCCAGCGGCTCGACGCGTGAGCAGGTGCGTGACCTGCTGGAGCGTGTCGATCTGGTGCTGTCCAGCGATTCAGACGCACCCAAGGGCTGA
- a CDS encoding DUF4442 domain-containing protein, with product MRKWLIERLGKARLLRWIMTLYPPYLGAGVSVRHMSADFRHVKVRMGLGWYNRNYVGTQFGGSLYSMVDPFYMLMLMENLGRDYIVWDKAASIDFISPGKGPVYAEFSIDDALLDEIRRQTEGGEKYLPHLKVDIHDGSGTLVARVDKTLYVRRKPPARQA from the coding sequence ATGCGTAAGTGGTTGATCGAGCGCCTGGGCAAGGCGCGGTTGTTGCGTTGGATCATGACCTTGTATCCGCCTTACTTGGGTGCGGGCGTGAGCGTGCGGCACATGAGCGCCGATTTTCGTCACGTCAAAGTGCGTATGGGCCTGGGCTGGTACAACCGCAACTATGTCGGCACGCAGTTCGGCGGTAGCCTGTATTCGATGGTTGATCCGTTCTACATGCTGATGCTGATGGAGAACCTGGGCCGCGATTACATCGTGTGGGACAAGGCCGCGAGCATCGACTTCATCTCGCCCGGCAAAGGCCCGGTGTACGCGGAGTTCTCCATCGACGACGCCTTGCTCGATGAGATCCGCCGGCAGACCGAAGGCGGCGAGAAGTATTTGCCACACCTCAAGGTTGATATTCATGACGGCTCCGGCACCCTGGTGGCGCGGGTCGACAAAACTCTTTACGTGCGGCGCAAGCCGCCAGCGAGACAGGCTTAA